The segment TAACCCACGGTCGATATAGTGACAAATACCCACCATAGTGCATCCCCTGCAGTATGAATGTTAGCTTCTGGAACATTGCCTTCTACAAACAAGATAGAACTTGCGCCAATGGTGATAAGAACCGTCAATAATAAGAAGATCGAAGCCAAAGTGGTTTCTCGGCGATTGTTCTGTAGCTGAAAGTAAATGTTTTTACTCGAACGTAATAAGCGAATAACACGCAGAACCTGTAAAATACGCATAAAACGTAACGGTTCGATAGCGGGAATACTGGCGATAAAATCAGGCCAGTGGTGCTTTAGGTAGGCAGCTTTACTTTTACTTCTAAATAAATCTATCAGTAGTTGGCACCAGAAAATCAGGCAGATAAAAGTGTCGATGGCAATAAAAATACGAAACGTTGGACTGTGTTTATTGAGAAAAAGTGTGCTAGTCACAATGATAAGCGAGGTAATAGAGAGAACCAATGCCATCAAACTCATGGGATGTAGCTCATACTTTACGTCATCAATTACTTTCATCACTAAGGTCTTTGTGGTTATTGTCGATATATTGCTATTAAGAAAGAAGATAGCAAAATTTATTGATAGTTATTGTGCTTCATCTTCATTTATTTGACTTGAAAATTGAAGGGCAATAGGGAGGCTCCAAATGGCAACGATGCATTTTTCATCATGGGAAAAAGGACTAACAAATATCCGTCTTGTGCCCAAACTGATCCTATTAATGGTGTTTAGTACGGTACTGCTACTTGGAAAGCAGTTATGGGATGCTCAAACATTTTATTCTGCTGTCTCACAAATCCAAAAAGATCGCGCTAAAGAACAAGCGGTTTCATATGCTAATTTGTTGAAAAACATGGATCAAGCCGACGCCGATATAACAAAGACCTTTCTTAATCAAGCTTCAGCTCAAGATGCGTATGTTTATATTATTGATCGTAAAAGTGGCAAGGTAGTTGGGCATCCATCTGTAACGAAACTTGCCCAACTCAATGCAACAACATCAGCGAATCAGCCTTTATCAGCTTTACTTCCTCAATTAACGATTTCTTCTCCCTTAACGTTAGAGCAAGGTCGTTATGAGTATGCAGAATTACTTCCCCAGCGTGATTTAGTGGTCGTGGGCTCTCAGTCAACTCAAGTTGCTAAAAATTATTACTATCAATACTTATGGCAAATTGCATGGCAAACAGGGGTCATGATCCTTGCTTTTATGGTGCTGCTATTAGGGGGCTCAAGGATAATGTTACGTCAAATTAATTACTTAAAACTAAGTATTAAAAATTTGGCACAACGTAATTTAATTGAACCGATTGAGATGAATTGCCGTGATGAATTTGGTGATTTAGCGCGTGAATTAGAAACAGCACGCTTTCAGTTACAGGAAGTATTGCAAGCTCAACGTACAGTGGCGAGCGAGCTTTCCAGCCTGTCCGATATTATGTCAATTAGCATGGTAGAGACGAAAGCGTCGGCACAAGAAGAGTTTGCTGAGATTGATCAATTAGCTTCTGCGATGTCAGAAATGACCTCTACGGTACAAACCGTCGCTGAACACGCAAGGCAAGCTTCTGATGCCACAGTTGGAACATCTGAACAAGCCGCGCAAGGGCAAGAATTTGTAGGCAAAACAATGAGCACAATTAATCAGCTTTCTGGCGATATTCGCCAATCAGCTGATGCGGTTAATCAGGTTGAAGCGCGTGTTGAGAAGATCAGTACAGTGATAGTGACGATCCAAAGTATCTCAGAGCAAACCAATTTACTGGCACTGAACGCTGCGATTGAAGCTGCACGTGCAGGAGATGCAGGACGCGGTTTTGCTGTTGTTGCTGATGAAGTTCGTAATTTGGCACAACGGACGCAAACTGCAACGGTTGAAATTCAAGAGATGATCAGCCAATTACAACAAAGTGCCCAGCAAGCAGTGGGTTTGATGGAGCAAAGTGTTGAAGAAGCGGCAGAAGGGGTCGATTTGGTGACCAGTGCTGGGGATGAATTAGAAAAAATTGTCGCACAAGTAAAAATAATCAATGACATGAATTTCCATATTGCAACTGCAGCAGAGCAGCAAACAACGGTTGCTGATGAGATGAACCAGAATTTAACCAATGTACGAGAGTTGGTAGAAGCGTCGGTAACAGTGGTTACTGAACTCGCCGAAACGTCAGATACCATGCATCAACATGCTAATGATTTAGAGACAAAAATTAAGGCATTTCAGGTGTAATACAGCATCTCATGTAATGAGATAATCAGTAATATATAAAATTATAACGCCCATCATTTGATGGGCGTTTTTCTATGCTAATGTAGAAACAATTCTGTCAGATTACTTGTTCAAGGAAAGCACATGACTGTAGAAAAGACCGCTTTTTTTCCTAATATTTCTCGTTTTACTTCTCTGGATGATGCAGCTGATCTTGCTATTCATAAACTTGCCGAACATCACCCTGAAGCGTTAGCGCAATGGCAAGGACAAGATAGAGAAGAGCTACGTTCTGTTTTAGGCTTAAGTGATTTTATTTTTTCGTCATTAGTGCAAGATCCTGAATGGCTAACTTGGCTACTACAACATCGTCAGCATGTTGGATCGATTGATTACCGTCAGTGCTTATCTGAGCAGTTAAATGATGTGAAAGATGAAAACCAATTAATGCATGTATTAAGGCAATTTCGTCGTCGACAAATGTGCCTTATTGCTTGGCATGACTTTACCAATGTAGTTCCGTTGGAGCAGAGTTTAGAGTCTTTATCGCAGCTTGCTGAAGCGTTGATCATGGAAGCCTACCATTGGTTATATCGTCAATGTTGTGCTGATTGGGGCACACCAATGAACGCAAGCGGTGAAGCTCAACCTATGTTGGTATTAGGAATGGGTAAACTGGGTGGTGGAGAGCTAAACTTTTCTTCCGATATCGATCTTATTTTTACCTATCCAGAAAATGGTGAAACGCAAGGTGGGCGTCGAAGTCTTGCCAATGCACAGTTCTTTACCCGACTAGGACAGAAGCTGATTAAAGCGTTAGATCAACAAACTTATGATGGTTTTTGTTATCGCGTTGATATGCGTTTACGTCCTTTTGGCGACAGTGGCCCATTAGTGATGAGCTATGCTGCACTTGAAGATTATTACCAAGAGCAAGGACGTGATTGGGAACGTTATGCGATGATCAAAGCGCGCGTTATGGGAAAAGAAAGCTTTAGCCAGTATCAAGAATTACGCCAAATGCTACGCCCCTTTGTTTTTCGCCGTTATATCGATTTCAGTGCCGTACAAGCTTTGCGTCGAATGAAAGCGATGATCAGCAGTGAAGTAAGACGTCGAGGACTTAGCAATAATATTAAATTAGGCGCTGGTGGGATCCGAGAAGTTGAATTTATTGCCCAGTCATTTCAGTTGATCCGTGGTGGACGTGAACCGAGTCTGCGAGGACGAGGATTACTTCCTACGTTATCAGCGATGAATGAATTAGGTTTATTGCCATCACAAGAGGTGGCTGTGTTACAAGATGGCTATTGTTTCTTGCGCCGTTTAGAGAATTTACTCCAAGCAATCGACGATAAACAAACGCAAACGTTACCAGATAAAGCACTTGATCAAGCGCGTTTAGCGTGTGCAATGGGATATGCTGATTGGGCTGCTTTAATGCAAGATGTCGAATCACATATGTCTGCAATTCACTTAATTTTCGAAGATATCATCGGTGTGGAAGAGCAAGATGATCAAACAAGTGTAGATGCTCAATACCATGAAATGTGGGCAATGGTACTCAATTATGAAGTTTTACTTGCGATTCTAGCTGAACTAAATGAGCCAGCATCAATTGAGTTAGCAGAGCACTTAATTGGTTTTAAAGCTGAGCTATCTAAACGTACATTGGGCCCTCGTGGGCGCGAAGTGTTAGCTCGTCTAATGCCCGAAGTGTTATCGAAAGTGGTGATGCGCGATGATGCCACTCAACTGTTACCGCGTTTAACCAAATTAATCATTCGGATTGCAACACGTACCACTTATCTTGAACTATTGGTTGAACACCCAGCGGCTTTACAGCAATTAATACGACTTTGTGCTGCAAGCCCTATGGTTGCGGATCAACTGGCGTTATATCCACTTTTATTAGATGAATTACTCGATCCACAGCACCTTTATAAGCCGACAGAACTCACCAGTTATAAAGACGAACTGCGTGAATATCTTGCTCGTATTCCAGAGGAAGATATGGAGCAGCAAATGGAGGCGATTCGACAGTTTAAACAAGTTCAGTTATTGAAAATTGCAGCGGCTGACATTGCAGGCATTTTACCGGTGATGAAGGTTAGTGATCACTTAACTTATTTAGCTGAAGCGATTGTTGCAGCTGTAGTGAACCAAGCATGGTTACAAATCGCTCAGAAATATGGTGAGCCGAGCCATTTAGTTGAACGACAGGGTAAAGGGTTTGGTGTTGTGGGCTATGGCAAAGTTGGTGGTTGGGAGCTTGGTTATGGCTCTGATCTTGATTTGGTCTTTATGCATGATTGCCCTGATAATGTTTACACCAACGGCCTTAAAGAAATAGATGGCCGCCAATTTTATTTACGTCTAGCGCAACGAATCATTCACCTATTTTCAACTCGAACTGCATCAGGCGTGTTATATGAGGTTGATATGCGGTTACGTCCATCAGGTGCTTCAGGATTATTGGTTAGTACCGTTACCGCGTTTGCTGATTATCAGCAGCAAGATGCGTGGACATGGGAACACCAAGCGCTTGTTCGTGCCCGCATGATTTATGGTGATCAACAACTGCAACTCGCTTTTGCTGATGTTCGTCAGCAGATATTATCAATTCCTCGCAAACGAGATGAATTAGCCAAAGCAGTTGTCGAGATGCGCCATAAAATGCGTGATCATTTAGGTAAGAAAAAAGCGGGAATGTTTGGTTTAAAACAAGATAAAGGTGGGATCACCGATATTGAATTTCTAGCCCAATTTCTTGTGTTAGCGAATGCTGCTGAGCAACCTGACGTAACCCGTTGGTCTGATAATATCCGTATCTTTTCATCGATGACACAAGAAGGCATTATTTCTGCTGAGGATGCAAACTTACTCCAGCATGCTTACTGTGAAATGCGTAATGAAACGCACAAGCTTAATTTATTAGGTTCAGATGCGTATGTATCCGATCAACAATTTGTTGAGCTACGAGAAAATGTTGAAGCGATCTGGCAGCAAATTTTAGAGCCAATCAATATTGATGATAATTAACTGAATAACATTGTCCTGATGCATCTTGATTTTAGTTTATGCTAGTATTTGAGCGTTTTCACATTCCCGGAGAGAAAAATGAAACTGACCCTTCCTGATTATAACCAAGCAGGTGTCTTGATCGTTGGTGATGTCATGCTAGACCGTTATTGGACAGGTCCTACAGGACGTATTTCACCAGAAGCGCCAGTACCTGTTGTTAAGGTTGATCAGATTGAAGAGCGCCCGGGTGGTGCCGCGAACGTTGCAATGAATATTGCAGCATTAGGCGGACATGCAAAATTGATAGGTTTAACCGGCATTGACGAGCAGGCGAAAGCGCTGACTGAGAAGTTATCTTCACTGAACGTTTACTGTGATTTTGTTTCACTGCCTAACTATCCGACAATTACTAAACTTCGTGTAATGAGTCGAGGGCAACAGTTGATCCGTTTAGACTTTGAAGAAGGTTTTCATAACGTTGATCCCGCACCGATCATTGCGCGCATGAAGCAATCATTAACGGATGTGAAAGCCGTCATTTTATCTGATTATGCGAAAGGCGTATTAGAGCACGTTCAAGGTATGATCCAATTAGCGCGCGAAGCAAATGTGCCTGTGTTAATTGATCCAAAAGGTTCGGATTTTGAACGTTACCGTGGTGCTACGCTACTTACACCGAACTTATCTGAGTTTGAAGCGGTAGTAGGTAAAGTCACGTCAGATGAAGACTTAGTTGAGAAAGGTTTAGCCCTTATTGAAAAGTTTGACTTTGAAGCCTTGTTAGTCACTCGCTCTGAGCATGGTATGACGTTACTTGAAAAAGGCGGTGAGCCTTTACATATGCCAACGCAAGCGCAAGAAGTGTATGACGTAACAGGTGCTGGTGATACGGTGATTTCAGTGCTTGCCGCTTCATTATCTGCAGGTAAATCGTTATCAGATGCTTGTAAATTAGCGAATGCTGCGGCTGGTGTCGTTGTCGCTAAACTGGGTACATCAACCTTATCTACTATTGAATTAACAGATGCCATTCATGGTAGCCAAGACAGTGGTTTTGGTGTTATTTCCGAGCCTCAATTAATTCAAGCCGTAAAATCAGCACGTGCACGTGGTGAGACGGTAGTTATGACGAATGGTTGTTTTGATATTTTACATGCCGGCCATGTTGCTTATTTAACTGAAGCGGCAAAATTAGGCGATCGTTTAATTGTTGCGGTGAACTCTGATAGCTCAGTTAAAGGTTTAAAAGGTCCTGGTCGTCCAGTCAACCCAGAAGATCGTCGTATGGCGGTATTGGCAGGCCTTGGTGCCGTTGATTGGGTGGTACCGTTTACCGAAGAAACACCACAACGTTTGATCAGTGAAGTGCTTCCGAGTATTTTGGTGAAAGGTGGCGATTATAAACCTGAAGAAATTGCGGGTGGTAAAGAAGTGGTGGCGGCTGGTGGTCAAGTACTGGTACTTAACTTTGAAGACGGCTGCTCTACGTCAAAAATTATTGAAGCGATCCGTGGTGGTCGTGGCTAATAAGTTATAGCGACAAAAATCGCAGATAATAAAAAAGCGCCTTTAGGCGCTTTTTTATTTTTGATGATTAAAGCTTATTGTTTAATTAAGCCTTTATTTATATCAACAATATCTTGCTCACTCAGGGTACCTACCGCTTGTTTTAGCTGTAGTTGTGCAAGAATGTAATCATAACGAGCATTAGCTAATAGGCTGTTTGCTGAATAGAGGCTCTTTGTTGAGTCAAGAACATCAACAATAGTACGCGTACCCACATCAAAGCCCGCTTCTGTTGCTTCTAAAGCTGATTTAGCTGAAATAACGAGTTGTTTGTATGCTTTTATTGAACCAGCAGCGGCATGAATGTTGTTGTAATAGTTACGTACATCTTTTACAACCGTGCGGTATTGACCTTCAAGCTCTTCACTTGACGCTACATACGCGTATTGCGCTTGTTTTACTTGAGAGCTGATATTACCACCAGAATAAACGGGCAGGTTTAACTGAATTCCTGCAGTTAAAGAACCTTGATCTGGATCGCCTACTGGTCCTGACTTATCGTATTTATAACCCGAAGTGAACGATAAGGTTGGTAGGTGCCCAGATTCTGCAAGTGAAATATTGTCTCTTGCGATATCTTGACCAATTCTTGACGCCAATAATGATAGGTTGTCAGTTTCAGCTGTTTTTACAAACGTATCAGGTGATTGTTGTAATGGCGTCACTGAGAAAGTCTTGGTGTTCAAGGTATCCAGAGAGGTGTACTCACGGCCTGTAATTTCACGCAATTCTTCGTAGCTATTTGCAACTGCATTTTCTTTTAGAATCACATCAGCCGCAACTTGATCGTATTGTGCTTGGGCGTCATGGACATCTGTAATGGCAGATAGACCCACTTCAAAGCGTTGTTTCATCTGTTCTAGTTGTCGGCCTACAGCTTTCTTTTCGGCCTCACCAAAACTTAGATCGTCTTTAGCTTTTAAAATATTAAAGTAAGCCTGTGCAACACGAAGAATTAAGCCTTGCTGCTCAGCTGAGTATGCAGCATCACTTTGACGTGCTGTTTTTTCTGATACGTCTAAACCAATCCAGCTTGAGCGATTATAAATTTCTTGGTCAAGCTGAAGACCGCCAACAAATCCATCTTTATTGTTTTTGGCATCTAAATGGTAAGTATTGTAGCCCGCGCTTAAGTTAATTTGCGGTAGTAATACACTACGAGAAGAGTTAATTGCTTCAAATGCTGCATCTTTATCTGCTGCGGCTTTTAGAAGTTGTGGATCATTTTGTTTTGCTTGCTGATAAATTTGAGCGAGATCATCAGCAAGAGCTGATTGACTTAGTGAGCCAAATGCAAGGCTGATAACGATTGGAAGCAATTTTTTCATGGATGCCTTTCCTGGTCTTGCTGACAAAATGGGAGCTAAAAATATAATTACAAACTGTAGTTTACCTCAACATGCCTTGCTTGAAACTGATCATT is part of the Photobacterium angustum genome and harbors:
- a CDS encoding methyl-accepting chemotaxis protein — encoded protein: MATMHFSSWEKGLTNIRLVPKLILLMVFSTVLLLGKQLWDAQTFYSAVSQIQKDRAKEQAVSYANLLKNMDQADADITKTFLNQASAQDAYVYIIDRKSGKVVGHPSVTKLAQLNATTSANQPLSALLPQLTISSPLTLEQGRYEYAELLPQRDLVVVGSQSTQVAKNYYYQYLWQIAWQTGVMILAFMVLLLGGSRIMLRQINYLKLSIKNLAQRNLIEPIEMNCRDEFGDLARELETARFQLQEVLQAQRTVASELSSLSDIMSISMVETKASAQEEFAEIDQLASAMSEMTSTVQTVAEHARQASDATVGTSEQAAQGQEFVGKTMSTINQLSGDIRQSADAVNQVEARVEKISTVIVTIQSISEQTNLLALNAAIEAARAGDAGRGFAVVADEVRNLAQRTQTATVEIQEMISQLQQSAQQAVGLMEQSVEEAAEGVDLVTSAGDELEKIVAQVKIINDMNFHIATAAEQQTTVADEMNQNLTNVRELVEASVTVVTELAETSDTMHQHANDLETKIKAFQV
- the glnE gene encoding bifunctional [glutamate--ammonia ligase]-adenylyl-L-tyrosine phosphorylase/[glutamate--ammonia-ligase] adenylyltransferase encodes the protein MTVEKTAFFPNISRFTSLDDAADLAIHKLAEHHPEALAQWQGQDREELRSVLGLSDFIFSSLVQDPEWLTWLLQHRQHVGSIDYRQCLSEQLNDVKDENQLMHVLRQFRRRQMCLIAWHDFTNVVPLEQSLESLSQLAEALIMEAYHWLYRQCCADWGTPMNASGEAQPMLVLGMGKLGGGELNFSSDIDLIFTYPENGETQGGRRSLANAQFFTRLGQKLIKALDQQTYDGFCYRVDMRLRPFGDSGPLVMSYAALEDYYQEQGRDWERYAMIKARVMGKESFSQYQELRQMLRPFVFRRYIDFSAVQALRRMKAMISSEVRRRGLSNNIKLGAGGIREVEFIAQSFQLIRGGREPSLRGRGLLPTLSAMNELGLLPSQEVAVLQDGYCFLRRLENLLQAIDDKQTQTLPDKALDQARLACAMGYADWAALMQDVESHMSAIHLIFEDIIGVEEQDDQTSVDAQYHEMWAMVLNYEVLLAILAELNEPASIELAEHLIGFKAELSKRTLGPRGREVLARLMPEVLSKVVMRDDATQLLPRLTKLIIRIATRTTYLELLVEHPAALQQLIRLCAASPMVADQLALYPLLLDELLDPQHLYKPTELTSYKDELREYLARIPEEDMEQQMEAIRQFKQVQLLKIAAADIAGILPVMKVSDHLTYLAEAIVAAVVNQAWLQIAQKYGEPSHLVERQGKGFGVVGYGKVGGWELGYGSDLDLVFMHDCPDNVYTNGLKEIDGRQFYLRLAQRIIHLFSTRTASGVLYEVDMRLRPSGASGLLVSTVTAFADYQQQDAWTWEHQALVRARMIYGDQQLQLAFADVRQQILSIPRKRDELAKAVVEMRHKMRDHLGKKKAGMFGLKQDKGGITDIEFLAQFLVLANAAEQPDVTRWSDNIRIFSSMTQEGIISAEDANLLQHAYCEMRNETHKLNLLGSDAYVSDQQFVELRENVEAIWQQILEPINIDDN
- a CDS encoding potassium channel family protein; its protein translation is MKVIDDVKYELHPMSLMALVLSITSLIIVTSTLFLNKHSPTFRIFIAIDTFICLIFWCQLLIDLFRSKSKAAYLKHHWPDFIASIPAIEPLRFMRILQVLRVIRLLRSSKNIYFQLQNNRRETTLASIFLLLTVLITIGASSILFVEGNVPEANIHTAGDALWWVFVTISTVGYGDYYPVTTLGRMIAIGIIICGVGLFGMVAGLISSIISDPQHEKDLLEKAHRKEWREMLANQQVLLAKLDRLETKLDQLSQDKSTNTPSQH
- the tolC gene encoding outer membrane channel protein TolC, with product MKKLLPIVISLAFGSLSQSALADDLAQIYQQAKQNDPQLLKAAADKDAAFEAINSSRSVLLPQINLSAGYNTYHLDAKNNKDGFVGGLQLDQEIYNRSSWIGLDVSEKTARQSDAAYSAEQQGLILRVAQAYFNILKAKDDLSFGEAEKKAVGRQLEQMKQRFEVGLSAITDVHDAQAQYDQVAADVILKENAVANSYEELREITGREYTSLDTLNTKTFSVTPLQQSPDTFVKTAETDNLSLLASRIGQDIARDNISLAESGHLPTLSFTSGYKYDKSGPVGDPDQGSLTAGIQLNLPVYSGGNISSQVKQAQYAYVASSEELEGQYRTVVKDVRNYYNNIHAAAGSIKAYKQLVISAKSALEATEAGFDVGTRTIVDVLDSTKSLYSANSLLANARYDYILAQLQLKQAVGTLSEQDIVDINKGLIKQ
- the hldE gene encoding bifunctional D-glycero-beta-D-manno-heptose-7-phosphate kinase/D-glycero-beta-D-manno-heptose 1-phosphate adenylyltransferase HldE; translated protein: MKLTLPDYNQAGVLIVGDVMLDRYWTGPTGRISPEAPVPVVKVDQIEERPGGAANVAMNIAALGGHAKLIGLTGIDEQAKALTEKLSSLNVYCDFVSLPNYPTITKLRVMSRGQQLIRLDFEEGFHNVDPAPIIARMKQSLTDVKAVILSDYAKGVLEHVQGMIQLAREANVPVLIDPKGSDFERYRGATLLTPNLSEFEAVVGKVTSDEDLVEKGLALIEKFDFEALLVTRSEHGMTLLEKGGEPLHMPTQAQEVYDVTGAGDTVISVLAASLSAGKSLSDACKLANAAAGVVVAKLGTSTLSTIELTDAIHGSQDSGFGVISEPQLIQAVKSARARGETVVMTNGCFDILHAGHVAYLTEAAKLGDRLIVAVNSDSSVKGLKGPGRPVNPEDRRMAVLAGLGAVDWVVPFTEETPQRLISEVLPSILVKGGDYKPEEIAGGKEVVAAGGQVLVLNFEDGCSTSKIIEAIRGGRG